A stretch of DNA from Longimicrobiaceae bacterium:
GCGGAGCCCTCCTCCGCGCCGCGGTCGCCGCAGGCGGCGCCCACCCCAAGGGCGCCCAGGACCAGCGCCGACCGGAACCAGCTCCGTGCGATTCGGATCATCTGACGTGACTTTCTCGGGTTAGCTGCCGCGCCGTGCGCCCGGCAGGATCCACCACCTGCTCACCCCCACGAAGTCTCCCCGCGCGTCCGGGTCCACGTTCCGGAGCCGCTCGGAGACCCCCACCAGCCGTTCCTGGAAGTACAGGAAGGTGTACGGCTGGTCCCGCGCGATCGCCTGCTGGTACCGGCTCCACACCGGCTTCGCCTCCGCCCGGTCCACGATCCGGGGGATCGTGTCCAGCAGCCGGTCCGTCGCCCGGTTGCAGTGCCCCACCCACTGGTACGGCCGGTCGCGCCGGTCGCAGTGGAACAGGTCGGCGTCGTCCGGGCGGAACTCCGTGACCCAGGCCAGCACCACCGCGTCGAAGTCGCGCGTGGTGTTCAGCTGCTCGATCAGGGTGCCGAACTCCATCAGCTGCGGCTGCGCGTCCACGCCCACCTTGCGCAGGTCCGACTGCACGACCTCCGTCAGGTCCTTCCGCTCCTGGTTCCCCTGGTTGGTCTTCAGGGTGAAGCGGAAGGGCTCGCCCCGCTCGTTCTCCACGATGCCATCCCCGTTCCGGTCGCGCCACCCCGCCTCGGCGAGGAGCCGCTTCGCCGCCTCCGGATCGTACTGCAGCCCCGCCCCGGCGGTGGGGTCGTGCTGCCAGAATATGGAGGGGACCGAGGAGTGCGCCACCTCCCCGTGCCCGTACAGGACCCCGTCGATCATCCCCTTCTTGTTGATCGCCATGGTCAGCGCGCGGCGCACCCGCGCGTCCTGGAACATCGGCCGCTTCTGGTTCCAGCCGATGAACACGTAGGAGCGGTGCGGGAAGGTGACCAGCCGCGCCCGGTCCGACGCCTCGATGCGCGGCGTCTGCTCCGGGGTGACCTGGACGTAGTAGTCCAGCCGCCCCGTCAGCAGCTCCGTGAGGCGCGCGGTCGCGTCCGGGATCACCCGGACCACCAGCCGGTCCAGGTACGGGCGGCCTCCCAGCTCGCGCGGGTAGTCCGGGTTCGCCTCGAAGGTCCAGCTCTGGCCGGCCTGGCGCGAGACGAACCTGAACGGCCCGTTCCCCAGCGGCTGGCGGGTGCTGAACGGGTGGTTCTTCAGCTCCGAGGGCGCCACCCCCTCCAGCACGTGCCGGGGCATCGCGAAGAAGGTGCGCCACGGGTCCAGGTACTCCGCGTGCGGCTCCAGCTTCACCCGGAAGGTGAAGGAGTCCGGGACGGACGCGTCGCCGTAGTGCGTCCAGAAGGACGCGTTCGGGTACGCGGTCTCGGGGTTGCGGGCCAGGTCGTACGCGAACTTCAGGTCGTGCGCAGTGGTCCGGACCCCGTCGTGCCAGAAGACGTCGTCGCGGAGCCGGAAGGTGAGCTCCGTCGAATCGGGGCTCAGCTCCCACGACTTCGCGAGCCGGGGCTGCGGCTCGAAGCTCTCGTCGTAGCGGATGACCGGCGTGTACAACACGAACATGGACAGCTGGTTCGAGTTGTAGTCCGACGAGGTGAGCGGGTTGATGTCCGCGACGTCCTGCCCGAGCGCGGCCACCGCGGTCCCGCCGTACCGCTCCGCCTCGGGCACCTGCGGATCGTCCCCGTCGCCGCCCTCGCGGCCGCCGTCCCCTCCACAGGCGGAGACGGCCAGCGCCAAGGCGAGGACCGGGAGCGCGAAGAGCTCTCTCATGGCAGTCACGTCAGGGTGCCCACACCGGCGCCGCCGGGCGCCGGGGCGCCCACGGAGCGTGGGGCCCCTGACGTGTACTGGATCCGCCTACACAGAGTTCCGGGCTACCTGCCGCCGCCGCGGAGCCACCACTCCGGCGCGTTCACGAGCTCGCCGCGCGCGTCGGTCTCCACCCCCTGCAGGCGGGGGCCCACCCCCATGAGCTCCTCCGTCCAGTACAGCGGGGTGAGCGGCTGGTCCTGCTGCACGATCTGCGAGAACTGCGTCCAGATCTGCTTGGCGCGCCCCGCGTCGGACGCGCGCAGGCCGGTCTCCACCAGCTGGTCCGCCTGCGGGTTGCAGTAGCCGGTCCGGTTCGGCGACTGGGGCTTGCGGGCCTCCGCGCAGGAGAAGAGCGGCGTCGGGTCGGGGCGGAAGTAGTCCCAGCTCCAGTTGCTCAGGATGGCGTCGTACTCGCGCGCCTTGTGCTGCTGGAGCATGGTCTGGAACTCCAGGGTGCGGATCTCCACCTGGGCTCCCACCTGGCGGAGCTGCCGCTGGATCACGGTGGCGATGTCCTGGTAGAGCTGGTTCGCCGCGTTGGTGATCAGGGTGAAGCGGAGCGGCTGTCCGCCCTTCTCCAGGATCCCGTCGCCGTTGGTGTCCTGCCACCCTGCCTCCTGCAGGAGGCGCTTCGCCGCCGCCGGGTCGAAGGGGAGCGGCTCCAGGCCGGGGTTCAGCGGGCTGAAGGGGGGAATCACGCTGCCGGCCGGCTGGGCGAACCCGAACATCAGCGCCTGGATGATCTCCTCGCGGTTGATCGACATGGCGAGCGCCCGGCGCACGCGGGCGTCCCGGAACGGCTCCCGCGCGTTGTTCCATCCCACGTACGTGAACTCGCGGGAGGGGAACTGCTCGATCTCCGCCCCGCCTCCCCGCTCCTTCACCTGCTGTCCCTCGGCGGGGAGGATGGAGAGGTCCGCGTCCATGGCCCCGTTGGTCAGCTCCGTCATCCGGGTGGTGGCCTCCGGGACGATCCGGAAGACCACGCGGTCCACCTTGGGCCGGCCGCCCAGCGTCTCGGGGAACTGCGGGTTGGCCTCCAGGGTGAGCTGCTGCCCCTGCTGCCACGAGGCGAACTTGAAGGGTCCGCTCCCTACCGGGTTCAGGTTGTAGGGCGCGCGGGACAGCTCGCTCGGGGCGACCCCCTCCAGGAGGTGCTTGGGGACCGGCGCCCACCAGAAGCCCTCCAGCGGCGACGCGTGCGGCGCGACGAAGCCGAAGCGGATGGTCCGCGGGTCGACCACCGTCGCCGACTTCACCATGGGGAGGTACGCGCCCACGATGCCGGCCGCGCTCTCCGGGTTCTTGGCGAGGTCGAAGGTGAACTTCACGTCCTCCGCCGTGACCGGGCGCCCGTCGTGCCAGGTCACGTCGTCGCGGAGCCGGAACGTGACGGCCGTGTCGGTGAGCT
This window harbors:
- a CDS encoding ABC transporter substrate-binding protein; the protein is MRELFALPVLALALAVSACGGDGGREGGDGDDPQVPEAERYGGTAVAALGQDVADINPLTSSDYNSNQLSMFVLYTPVIRYDESFEPQPRLAKSWELSPDSTELTFRLRDDVFWHDGVRTTAHDLKFAYDLARNPETAYPNASFWTHYGDASVPDSFTFRVKLEPHAEYLDPWRTFFAMPRHVLEGVAPSELKNHPFSTRQPLGNGPFRFVSRQAGQSWTFEANPDYPRELGGRPYLDRLVVRVIPDATARLTELLTGRLDYYVQVTPEQTPRIEASDRARLVTFPHRSYVFIGWNQKRPMFQDARVRRALTMAINKKGMIDGVLYGHGEVAHSSVPSIFWQHDPTAGAGLQYDPEAAKRLLAEAGWRDRNGDGIVENERGEPFRFTLKTNQGNQERKDLTEVVQSDLRKVGVDAQPQLMEFGTLIEQLNTTRDFDAVVLAWVTEFRPDDADLFHCDRRDRPYQWVGHCNRATDRLLDTIPRIVDRAEAKPVWSRYQQAIARDQPYTFLYFQERLVGVSERLRNVDPDARGDFVGVSRWWILPGARRGS
- a CDS encoding peptide-binding protein: MGRASRLGWVAAALLLAACGGGDTGGGGAGGDAGSPQQGGTAVVGVRSDFGGFNPVTNSAAVTDDIIKHMLFTPLVQYDEKLNVQPYLAESWELTDTAVTFRLRDDVTWHDGRPVTAEDVKFTFDLAKNPESAAGIVGAYLPMVKSATVVDPRTIRFGFVAPHASPLEGFWWAPVPKHLLEGVAPSELSRAPYNLNPVGSGPFKFASWQQGQQLTLEANPQFPETLGGRPKVDRVVFRIVPEATTRMTELTNGAMDADLSILPAEGQQVKERGGGAEIEQFPSREFTYVGWNNAREPFRDARVRRALAMSINREEIIQALMFGFAQPAGSVIPPFSPLNPGLEPLPFDPAAAKRLLQEAGWQDTNGDGILEKGGQPLRFTLITNAANQLYQDIATVIQRQLRQVGAQVEIRTLEFQTMLQQHKAREYDAILSNWSWDYFRPDPTPLFSCAEARKPQSPNRTGYCNPQADQLVETGLRASDAGRAKQIWTQFSQIVQQDQPLTPLYWTEELMGVGPRLQGVETDARGELVNAPEWWLRGGGR